Proteins from a single region of Campylobacter concisus:
- the tssM gene encoding type VI secretion system membrane subunit TssM: MAFIDYLRRFFVFFRFKHSTILVASIALSVLFWLYAPLIAFNDVYSFASISSRVTILIAFWAVILFFVLIKPLMHYLASQKDEKNNKLKEIKKESMDSFGKAKRNFILSLKDAKTTWKKDINFKKLPLIMIMGNEGAGKSAFINYSNIEFPLSDSLDTYKKIHKSTTNFNLYISKFGALLDTEGIHFAQESLYQPTATEELPEDDVDKNRDYLLKKSIWSEFLHFLKRNDFNARLSGAVLIIDTKKFLEGTQEYFDELIRYMIKRVNDCEKHLNIKFPIYIVFSKLDLIDGMGDYFRLFNEDVANKALGINLDPNFSKQSLETELKNLSESLFKHLMSKNSISHLLEDKKRSYLFLKQLDNFFALVKDFVTKLSSQNALKNSSTINGIYFVSAYQENIPINYLTNTICDRYNIKKPLLRAVNNYSKQSYFVKSFLKEIAFKANLNKFGAQNRFTKFANFVLVAILCAGVYLGSSFILDTKNIKEQNAINNANKISSYLDGKKYKDLSPTQKIELLNLLKQSLNDYPRIFSGDTKFEYITLDTSYKGFTPVKALYYDLNADFFKNTVLTEMENILKNESDPDKLIKAFYMYDSLFDKDYTNVDLFKIWISTNWDKFEKYGVAKDEFLAHIEAILKAENLNITADTVAQSIANTRLSPVQRAQRLYYILEFISFKDDKSFYDIKKDIENLYTVVQEKEAFKPFNKIYTKENLRDFLSKLSSNIDQTAVIESWLMETNSSLKDISSNDKKELSIAVIELYLQNYADKWSQILREIEPNEFTTKKEVIEELDILSKRENPLNSLIKLTNQNTNLNDENLLKYIYSLGFASSEIKRVFSDFSAKFTNYHTLNSNDLLDIISNDVTSVYKKVSDYNFEMLQSNDDKIVYAINGIKNENDPFVVLNNDAKKLPDELNEYYQKLSTLAWKQVENGASALLSTAYRDDVFDDFESLIKPFYPFNEQSPKAVSIEEFKRFFGKNGTWNSFYDRYLKQILSKTADGYKIRPKYAKELRFSRDFLKNIAYIDRISNLMLDSNDELKLNYNLKAVDLSANFSHINISYSNNSLTYDHTIASNLIVSSKNFDISTQFKFNAVSSTGSERKELSFDGEWGWYKILKASNFSSVGVSTLNFDGRRDSYFGFEVTPNGGELLELMDIIPTINLPKKMLY; this comes from the coding sequence ATGGCATTTATCGATTACCTAAGAAGATTTTTTGTCTTTTTTAGATTCAAACACAGTACAATTTTGGTAGCTTCTATTGCACTAAGCGTCTTATTTTGGCTTTACGCTCCACTTATAGCTTTTAACGATGTATATAGCTTTGCTAGTATAAGTTCAAGAGTCACTATATTAATTGCATTTTGGGCAGTTATTTTATTTTTTGTTTTAATCAAGCCACTAATGCACTATTTAGCATCTCAAAAAGATGAAAAAAACAATAAGCTAAAAGAGATAAAAAAAGAGTCTATGGATAGTTTTGGTAAGGCAAAAAGAAATTTTATACTTTCTTTGAAAGATGCCAAAACAACATGGAAAAAAGATATAAATTTTAAAAAATTACCTTTAATAATGATAATGGGTAATGAAGGTGCTGGAAAGAGCGCATTTATAAACTACTCAAATATCGAATTTCCACTATCTGATAGTTTAGATACTTATAAAAAAATACACAAAAGTACAACAAACTTTAATCTTTACATATCAAAATTTGGTGCACTTTTAGATACTGAGGGTATACATTTTGCACAAGAGAGCTTGTATCAGCCAACAGCTACTGAAGAGCTTCCTGAAGATGATGTAGATAAAAATAGGGATTACTTGCTTAAAAAAAGTATCTGGAGTGAATTTTTACACTTTTTAAAACGAAATGATTTTAACGCTAGATTAAGTGGTGCGGTTTTAATCATAGATACTAAAAAATTCCTTGAAGGCACGCAAGAATATTTTGATGAATTAATTAGATATATGATAAAAAGGGTTAATGATTGTGAGAAACATCTAAATATTAAATTCCCTATTTATATTGTTTTTAGCAAACTTGACTTAATAGATGGCATGGGAGATTATTTTAGGCTTTTCAATGAAGATGTGGCAAATAAAGCTCTAGGAATAAACTTAGATCCAAATTTCTCAAAACAATCACTAGAAACTGAACTAAAAAACCTAAGCGAGTCACTATTTAAACATCTCATGAGTAAGAACTCGATTTCGCATTTATTGGAAGATAAAAAACGTTCATATCTATTTTTAAAACAACTTGATAATTTTTTTGCTTTAGTGAAAGATTTTGTAACAAAGCTAAGCTCTCAAAATGCACTTAAAAATAGCTCAACCATAAATGGAATTTATTTCGTCAGTGCTTATCAAGAAAATATACCTATAAACTACCTTACAAACACTATTTGCGATAGATATAACATCAAAAAACCACTTTTAAGAGCGGTAAATAACTATAGTAAACAAAGCTATTTTGTAAAATCATTTTTAAAAGAGATAGCTTTTAAAGCTAACTTAAATAAATTTGGTGCTCAAAATAGATTTACAAAATTTGCAAATTTTGTTTTAGTAGCCATACTTTGTGCTGGAGTATATTTGGGTTCTAGTTTTATTTTAGATACTAAAAATATAAAAGAGCAAAATGCTATAAATAATGCAAATAAAATTTCTTCATACCTTGATGGTAAAAAATACAAGGATCTCTCTCCGACACAAAAGATTGAGCTTCTAAATTTACTAAAACAAAGTCTAAATGACTATCCAAGAATCTTCAGCGGTGATACTAAATTTGAGTATATAACACTAGATACTTCGTATAAAGGCTTTACTCCAGTTAAAGCGCTTTACTATGATTTAAATGCTGATTTTTTCAAAAATACAGTTTTAACTGAAATGGAAAATATACTAAAAAATGAAAGCGATCCAGATAAGCTAATAAAAGCATTTTATATGTATGATTCACTCTTTGACAAAGACTACACAAATGTGGATTTATTTAAAATTTGGATTAGCACAAACTGGGATAAATTTGAAAAATATGGCGTTGCAAAAGATGAATTCTTAGCTCATATTGAGGCTATTTTAAAGGCAGAAAATTTAAACATAACTGCGGACACAGTTGCTCAAAGTATAGCAAATACGAGACTATCACCTGTTCAAAGAGCACAAAGACTCTACTATATACTTGAGTTCATATCATTTAAAGACGATAAATCTTTTTATGATATTAAAAAAGATATTGAAAATTTATACACAGTAGTCCAAGAGAAAGAAGCATTTAAGCCATTTAATAAAATTTATACAAAAGAAAATTTAAGAGATTTCTTATCAAAGCTTAGCTCAAACATAGATCAAACAGCTGTAATAGAATCTTGGCTAATGGAGACAAATTCTTCTTTAAAAGATATTAGCTCAAATGATAAGAAAGAGTTAAGTATTGCCGTAATAGAGCTTTATTTGCAAAATTATGCCGATAAATGGAGTCAAATTTTAAGAGAAATAGAACCAAATGAATTTACCACAAAAAAAGAGGTCATAGAAGAGCTCGACATCTTGTCAAAGAGAGAAAATCCTTTAAATTCTTTAATAAAATTAACTAATCAAAATACAAATTTAAATGATGAGAATTTACTAAAATATATCTATTCTCTAGGATTTGCTTCAAGTGAGATAAAACGTGTTTTCAGTGATTTTAGTGCTAAATTTACTAATTATCATACGTTAAATTCTAATGACTTGCTAGATATTATAAGCAATGATGTAACAAGCGTTTATAAAAAAGTTAGTGACTATAACTTCGAAATGCTTCAAAGCAACGATGATAAAATAGTTTATGCAATAAATGGCATAAAAAATGAAAACGACCCATTTGTTGTCTTAAATAATGATGCTAAGAAGCTTCCAGATGAGTTAAATGAATATTATCAAAAGTTATCGACACTTGCATGGAAACAAGTAGAAAATGGCGCTTCAGCACTTTTATCAACAGCATATAGAGATGATGTTTTTGATGATTTTGAAAGTCTTATCAAGCCATTTTATCCATTTAACGAACAATCTCCAAAGGCTGTCAGTATAGAAGAATTTAAAAGATTCTTTGGCAAAAACGGAACTTGGAATAGCTTTTATGATAGATATCTAAAACAAATCTTAAGTAAAACTGCCGATGGTTATAAAATAAGACCAAAATATGCAAAAGAGCTAAGATTTAGTAGGGATTTCCTTAAAAATATTGCCTATATAGACAGAATTTCAAATTTAATGCTTGATTCAAATGATGAGCTAAAATTAAATTATAATTTAAAAGCTGTCGACTTATCGGCAAATTTCAGTCATATAAATATTAGTTATTCTAATAACTCTTTGACTTATGATCATACAATCGCCTCAAATTTGATAGTTTCAAGTAAAAATTTTGATATATCAACACAGTTTAAATTCAATGCAGTTTCAAGCACTGGAAGTGAGAGAAAAGAGCTAAGTTTTGATGGAGAGTGGGGCTGGTATAAGATATTGAAAGCTTCAAATTTTAGTAGTGTTGGTGTTAGTACGCTTAATTTTGATGGTAGAAGAGATTCGTATTTTGGCTTTGAAGTAACACCAAATGGAGGAGAGCTTTTAGAGCTTATGGATATCATACCAACGATAAATTTACCAAAGAAGATGCTTTATTAA
- a CDS encoding Hcp family type VI secretion system effector — protein sequence MSQPVYIKVKGSTQGLISSGASTEASIGNRYQSGHEDEIMAQEVSHIVTVPTDPQSGQPSGQRVHKPFSFTTSLNKAVPLLYNALTQGERLPEVEIYWYRTSTSGGAEHFFTTKLEDATITDITLVSPNAQDKLNSDKTELFKVSMNYRKIVWEHVAAGTSGSDDWREATKKA from the coding sequence ATGTCACAACCAGTGTATATTAAAGTGAAAGGTTCTACACAAGGACTTATTTCAAGTGGTGCTTCAACAGAAGCTAGTATAGGTAATCGCTATCAGTCAGGCCATGAAGATGAGATCATGGCACAAGAGGTTTCTCACATTGTAACAGTTCCAACAGATCCACAAAGTGGTCAGCCGTCAGGCCAAAGAGTGCATAAACCTTTTAGTTTTACCACATCTTTAAACAAAGCAGTTCCTCTTCTTTACAACGCATTGACTCAAGGCGAGAGGCTTCCTGAAGTTGAGATCTATTGGTATAGAACATCAACTAGCGGCGGTGCGGAGCATTTCTTTACCACAAAACTAGAAGATGCAACTATAACAGATATTACTCTAGTAAGTCCAAATGCTCAAGACAAGCTAAACAGCGACAAAACAGAGCTTTTCAAAGTTTCAATGAACTATAGAAAGATAGTTTGGGAACACGTAGCTGCAGGCACTAGCGGAAGCGATGACTGGAGAGAAGCTACTAAAAAAGCTTAA